The region CAGGTCTGGCGCTGAAATCGAAACGGTTCGAATCGTTGCGACTGAAACCACGTCGTCACTTCCCGCTTCGCAGCGTCCAGTTTAGCTCGACTGGCAACGGGTTTACGCAGTGTTGTATTGCTTCGCGTGGCGATCGATCCCTCCATTAGCCTACCTCCATGTTGGCCAGCGACTTGATGGCGTCGATGCTGTCGGCTTGATCAATCGGCTTGTCATGCCGCCATCGGCTGATGCGGGGAAAGCGAACCGCAATGCCTGACTTGTGTCGGCTCGATTCGTGGATGCCCTCGAAGGCCAGCTCAAAGACAAGCTCTGGCGTCACCGAACGAACTGGACCAAACTTCTCGAGGGTATTCTTACGGATGAAACGATCGACCTGGCGAATCTCCTCATCAGTCAAGCCAGAGTAGGCCTTGGCAAAGGGAACGAGTTCACCATCTCGCCACGCGGCAAAGGTATAGTCGGTATACAAGTTTGCCCGGCGGCCATGTCCTCTTTGGGCGTAGATCAACACCGCATCGCACACGAACGGTTCCGCTTTCCACTTCCACCAAGTGCCTGTCGGGCGACCTACCTCATAAGCAGAATCGAGACGCTTCAGCATCAGGCCTTCTGTGCCATGCTGACGACAATCAGCACGCTGCTCCGCCATGTCGGTCCATGTCAAACAATCGACCGTTGGCGAGATAATCAGGCGATCATTGTCACATTCATCGACGATTGCCTTGAGCCGTTCGCGTCGACCTGCGAGGTCTATACTGCGGATGTCGTTTGCGGCGTCCTCCAGCAGATCGAACGCAATAAAGCGGCATGGAACGTCTTTCAGTAGCTTCTTGCCGACACGTTTTCGCCCGATCCGTTTTTGCAGTTCCGCGAATGGCAACACCTGATCGTCCGCCCAGGCAACAATCTCGCCGTCGAGAACCGTTCCGTCGGGAAGTGATGCAATAGCATCGGCCAGTTCAGGAAAACGTTCCAGGATTAGCTCCTCCCCACGCGACCATAAAAACGACTCGCCGCCGCGGCGAATCGCCTGGGCGCGGATGCCGTCCCACTTCCATTCGGCCAGCCACTGAGATGGTTCGCCTAGCGTGTCTGGTTCGTCTTGTAGCGGATGAGCAAGCATGAAAGGATACGGCTTGCTGACGTCTGCCTCACCGTCGTCTTGGCTGACCAGTTCTTGAAAGAATGCTTCGGTCGGATCCCAGTTGCCCATCAGTCGATGAGCAATCACCGACGTTTCCACACCACTGACTTTTGCGAGGGCACGGATCACAAGTCCCTTCGACACCCCCACACGAAAACCGCCAGTCACGAGTTTGT is a window of Bremerella sp. TYQ1 DNA encoding:
- a CDS encoding ATP-dependent DNA ligase; translated protein: MRQFAELYRQLDEASGTNAKIDALVHYFSHCEPADGAWGVYFLSGQRIKRLIPTGVLRQWTAEVAEIDDWLFEACYDSVGDLAETMSLIVAATQPSDAAESVSLEDDEGLAYWVEHRLLPLATLEEEKRKGLLLGSWSELQRHSRFVFNKLVTGGFRVGVSKGLVIRALAKVSGVETSVIAHRLMGNWDPTEAFFQELVSQDDGEADVSKPYPFMLAHPLQDEPDTLGEPSQWLAEWKWDGIRAQAIRRGGESFLWSRGEELILERFPELADAIASLPDGTVLDGEIVAWADDQVLPFAELQKRIGRKRVGKKLLKDVPCRFIAFDLLEDAANDIRSIDLAGRRERLKAIVDECDNDRLIISPTVDCLTWTDMAEQRADCRQHGTEGLMLKRLDSAYEVGRPTGTWWKWKAEPFVCDAVLIYAQRGHGRRANLYTDYTFAAWRDGELVPFAKAYSGLTDEEIRQVDRFIRKNTLEKFGPVRSVTPELVFELAFEGIHESSRHKSGIAVRFPRISRWRHDKPIDQADSIDAIKSLANMEVG